The proteins below are encoded in one region of Paenisporosarcina cavernae:
- a CDS encoding YqcI/YcgG family protein, with product MISTKHALLTLEDIETRDDLPSWLKEEFQTFKATVTDKTFPCYFGRSGLLNGELRYGYINREDWSNLPQTLKEFLALFEQPKHKRHGLFVFVEPMEVEGSLEDYRQQFWDILQYLHTEDELEWPEDAPKDPDHYLWDFRFHGEPIFAFGNTPAYKQRKTRALGNSMVIGFQPRKIFQGLEGTEKGGVMSREKVRERVEKWDNLPKHPDISHFGDPTHNEWKQFFIGDDSEPIEGKCPFHHKSMQATAEPTS from the coding sequence ATGATTTCAACGAAACATGCTTTATTAACATTGGAAGACATCGAAACACGTGATGACCTTCCCTCATGGTTAAAAGAGGAATTCCAAACATTTAAAGCAACCGTCACGGACAAAACCTTTCCATGTTACTTTGGACGAAGTGGTCTGTTAAATGGGGAACTTCGATACGGCTATATCAACCGAGAGGATTGGTCCAACTTACCACAAACGTTAAAAGAATTTTTAGCTTTATTCGAACAACCAAAACATAAACGTCACGGCTTATTCGTTTTTGTTGAACCGATGGAAGTAGAAGGATCATTAGAAGACTATCGACAACAGTTTTGGGATATTCTTCAATACCTACATACAGAGGATGAATTAGAATGGCCAGAAGATGCTCCGAAAGATCCTGACCATTACTTATGGGATTTCCGTTTTCATGGGGAGCCGATTTTCGCTTTCGGGAACACTCCTGCGTATAAACAGCGGAAAACACGTGCTTTAGGAAACTCCATGGTCATAGGCTTCCAACCACGAAAAATTTTCCAAGGTCTAGAAGGAACGGAAAAAGGTGGCGTCATGTCTCGTGAGAAAGTACGAGAACGAGTAGAAAAATGGGATAACTTACCGAAGCATCCGGACATCAGTCATTTTGGGGATCCTACTCATAACGAGTGGAAACAATTTTTCATTGGAGATGACAGTGAACCGATCGAAGGCAAATGTCCATTCCATCACAAATCAATGCAAGCGACTGCAGAGCCAACTTCTTGA
- a CDS encoding dimethylarginine dimethylaminohydrolase family protein yields the protein MNVKLQPHQWTGCHSEYGNLQQVIVCEPKYMAIKEVINDVQKQYASENINQFRAMKQHQDFVRTLQVEGVQVIKVPAKQDFPEQVFTRDIGFTVGNNVFISNMASDVRDGEEEMLRKWLGMNGYAYKRMESGHVEGGDVIVDGKRVFVGVSNRTSRDAITNLQNELPTHDVIAIPFNPKYLHLDCVFNILSPTDALIFRDAMDEKTIELLSKYYRLIDVEADEQFSMGTNVLSIGGNRVISLPVNPKVNASMSEAGYRVIEVDLSEIIKSGGSFRCCTMPLTRK from the coding sequence ATGAACGTAAAATTACAACCGCATCAGTGGACAGGTTGCCATAGCGAATATGGAAATTTACAACAAGTAATTGTGTGTGAGCCGAAATATATGGCGATAAAAGAAGTGATTAATGATGTGCAAAAACAATATGCAAGTGAAAATATTAATCAATTTCGAGCGATGAAACAACATCAGGACTTCGTGCGTACGCTTCAAGTAGAAGGCGTACAAGTTATAAAGGTCCCTGCCAAACAAGATTTCCCAGAACAAGTATTCACGCGAGATATCGGATTTACAGTTGGGAATAATGTATTTATTTCTAATATGGCGAGTGACGTTCGTGACGGAGAAGAAGAGATGTTGCGCAAGTGGTTGGGAATGAATGGATACGCCTATAAACGGATGGAAAGTGGTCACGTTGAAGGCGGTGACGTCATCGTAGATGGAAAACGAGTATTTGTTGGTGTTAGTAACAGAACAAGTCGGGATGCGATAACAAATCTTCAGAACGAGCTTCCAACCCATGACGTGATTGCCATTCCTTTTAATCCTAAATACTTACATTTGGATTGTGTTTTCAATATTCTTTCTCCAACGGATGCGCTTATTTTTCGAGATGCAATGGACGAAAAAACAATCGAACTGTTAAGTAAGTATTACCGCTTAATCGATGTAGAAGCGGACGAACAATTTTCAATGGGAACGAACGTATTATCCATTGGAGGTAATAGAGTCATTAGTTTACCAGTAAACCCGAAGGTAAATGCTTCGATGAGCGAAGCGGGATACCGAGTTATAGAAGTAGATTTAAGTGAAATTATAAAGTCAGGTGGCTCGTTCC